The following proteins are encoded in a genomic region of Gemmatimonadaceae bacterium:
- a CDS encoding type II toxin-antitoxin system PemK/MazF family toxin, with product MVEVAQGEIWWADLSVLAGSAAGFRRPVVVVQGNPLNRSRLATVVCVPLTSNLTWEAAPGNTLLPAKVAGLPKDSVANASQLFAVDRTYLSKRIGRLAPKRLEQILASIDVVLGR from the coding sequence ATGGTAGAGGTTGCCCAAGGCGAGATCTGGTGGGCGGATTTGTCGGTGCTCGCGGGTTCAGCAGCCGGGTTTCGGCGGCCGGTGGTGGTCGTGCAGGGGAATCCGTTGAACCGCAGCCGACTCGCGACGGTGGTGTGCGTTCCGCTCACGAGCAATCTGACGTGGGAAGCCGCACCGGGAAACACGCTCTTGCCAGCCAAGGTGGCCGGCCTCCCGAAGGACTCGGTGGCCAACGCATCGCAATTGTTCGCGGTCGATCGCACCTATCTCAGCAAACGTATTGGGAGACTGGCGCCGAAGCGCCTTGAGCAGATATTGGCGAGTATCGACGTTGTGCTTGGCCGATAG
- a CDS encoding DASS family sodium-coupled anion symporter, with the protein MTLPTGATIEIEGLKRAEPSAARGRLGMLLALLAFVSLLFAPLGGLSAEAHRLAAIMAAVVILWVTEALPMPVTALIGAVACVVLRVASARDVFSPFADPLMFLFIGSFMIARAIMLHGLDRRVAYAVLSLRVVGSSPTRILFAFGAVTAAISAWISNTATTAMMYAIGMAILAFMADSAKRDGRTLDPNYATALMLMTSFAASVGGLATPIGTPPNIIGLGFIRELTGTEFPFFRWMMIGVPAVVLMLIAVFFVFRGAGKGVHTGMAESAGMLEREHELRGNWSTGEKSTVVAFSVTVFLWVLPGVLALAYGDASPQYKALTARIPEGVAALIGACLLFVLPGNQQGRAITWREAAKIDWGIVLLYGGGFALGVLSFKTGLAEAMGRGVLGYLPASGGTGLLIASTIMAVILSEVTSNTASANMIVPVVISIARAAGVDPVEPALGATFGASLGFMLPVSTPCNAIVYGSGYIPLKRMMRYGVVVDIVGVVVIVTLVKVLLPLLR; encoded by the coding sequence ATGACTCTGCCCACCGGCGCGACTATCGAGATCGAGGGACTCAAGCGCGCTGAGCCGAGTGCTGCGCGCGGCCGCCTCGGAATGTTGCTGGCGCTGCTGGCTTTCGTCTCACTCCTTTTCGCGCCGCTCGGAGGTTTGAGCGCGGAGGCGCACCGCCTCGCGGCGATCATGGCGGCAGTCGTCATCCTCTGGGTGACGGAGGCGCTGCCCATGCCGGTGACGGCGCTCATCGGCGCCGTCGCCTGCGTCGTGCTGCGTGTGGCTTCGGCGCGCGACGTCTTTTCTCCGTTCGCCGACCCGCTGATGTTCCTCTTCATCGGGTCGTTCATGATTGCGCGCGCGATAATGCTCCACGGTCTCGACCGCCGGGTTGCGTATGCAGTGCTCTCGCTCCGCGTGGTGGGCTCGAGTCCAACGCGAATCCTCTTCGCCTTCGGCGCGGTCACCGCCGCGATCTCGGCGTGGATATCGAATACCGCTACGACCGCGATGATGTACGCCATCGGCATGGCCATCCTCGCATTCATGGCCGACTCGGCCAAGCGCGACGGACGAACGCTCGACCCCAACTATGCGACCGCCCTCATGCTGATGACGTCTTTCGCGGCATCGGTGGGGGGACTCGCGACTCCCATTGGAACGCCGCCCAACATCATAGGTCTGGGATTCATTCGGGAGCTTACGGGAACCGAATTCCCGTTCTTCAGGTGGATGATGATCGGCGTTCCCGCGGTCGTCCTCATGCTCATCGCGGTCTTCTTCGTCTTTCGCGGGGCGGGAAAAGGCGTGCACACAGGAATGGCGGAAAGCGCGGGCATGCTCGAGCGTGAGCACGAGCTGCGCGGGAACTGGTCGACAGGTGAAAAATCCACGGTGGTCGCGTTCTCCGTGACCGTCTTTCTCTGGGTTCTACCGGGTGTGCTCGCGCTCGCTTACGGTGACGCCAGCCCGCAGTACAAGGCGCTCACCGCGCGGATTCCCGAGGGAGTCGCGGCGCTTATCGGCGCGTGTCTGCTCTTCGTGCTGCCCGGCAATCAGCAGGGCAGGGCGATCACGTGGCGGGAAGCGGCGAAGATCGACTGGGGAATCGTTCTCCTCTACGGCGGCGGATTCGCTCTCGGCGTCCTCTCCTTCAAGACCGGCCTGGCCGAAGCGATGGGAAGGGGAGTGCTGGGTTATCTCCCCGCGAGCGGTGGGACGGGACTGCTCATCGCGTCAACGATCATGGCCGTGATTCTCTCTGAAGTCACATCGAACACCGCCTCCGCGAACATGATCGTGCCGGTCGTGATCTCGATAGCGCGTGCGGCGGGAGTGGATCCCGTGGAGCCGGCTCTGGGAGCCACATTTGGCGCCAGCCTGGGATTCATGCTCCCCGTTTCGACACCGTGCAACGCGATCGTCTACGGATCGGGATACATCCCGCTCAAGCGGATGATGCGATACGGGGTTGTCGTTGACATCGTGGGAGTGGTCGTCATCGTCACGCTGGTGAAAGTCCTGCTGCCGCTCTTGCGTTGA